A window of the Tunturibacter empetritectus genome harbors these coding sequences:
- a CDS encoding carboxypeptidase-like regulatory domain-containing protein, with amino-acid sequence MRSLIQRATMLSSWFAVLVLAAANTGQAHAQTASIVGTVKDVTGASIPKADIRLEMPGIPRLQTVADTDGQFTVEGVPGDYMLKVSSQGFESYYQLVHLTPAAPTTMQVALSVASFSGPVVDVTPLPQIELLNASLTSTLPLSPLPPLKLHSRRSKKLSR; translated from the coding sequence ATGCGATCCCTCATCCAACGCGCCACCATGCTGAGTAGTTGGTTCGCGGTATTAGTCCTTGCTGCCGCAAACACTGGACAAGCACACGCCCAGACCGCGTCTATCGTCGGAACCGTAAAGGACGTAACCGGCGCATCCATCCCTAAAGCTGATATCAGGCTGGAGATGCCAGGCATCCCCAGGCTCCAAACGGTAGCCGACACAGATGGCCAGTTTACCGTCGAAGGTGTACCCGGCGATTACATGCTAAAGGTATCCTCGCAAGGTTTTGAGTCATACTATCAGCTAGTTCATCTCACTCCTGCGGCCCCGACTACGATGCAGGTCGCACTCAGCGTAGCATCGTTTAGTGGGCCGGTGGTGGACGTCACCCCGCTCCCCCAGATCGAGCTACTCAATGCCTCACTCACCTCGACCCTGCCTCTATCCCCCCTTCCGCCACTCAAACTCCACTCCAGAAGATCAAAAAAACTCTCCCGATAA
- the tilS gene encoding tRNA lysidine(34) synthetase TilS, giving the protein MPHEPTLPFDRTQVQPGDRLCVALSGGADSVALLLTLHAQREPLGIGLSAVHIHHGLRGAEADADQRFVEDLCIAHDIPLHLHQASVPNRVAQTHETIEEAARNLRYEIFTNLLASGHADAVLTAHTLDDQSETVLMKILRGAWTEGLSAIHPVITLAKGKILRPFLQTRRAEIESFLRSVNQPWRTDSTNADTAYTRNKIRHELLPQLRTYNPNLDQTLANMAELAREEETRWQTELNRLLPQLLLPGKPVRGGGRAVSTTPGQSQSAVSIELDRLRTLDPALRRRVLRAAARQLGARLTFDETARLLALCGFRYDPTVAARTGSALHLPSGLRADRSPRELRLYRQQ; this is encoded by the coding sequence ATGCCCCACGAACCCACCCTCCCCTTCGACCGCACCCAAGTCCAACCCGGCGACCGCCTCTGCGTAGCCCTCTCCGGCGGAGCAGACTCCGTAGCCCTTCTCCTCACCCTCCACGCCCAACGCGAGCCCCTCGGCATCGGCCTCTCCGCCGTCCACATCCACCACGGCCTCCGCGGCGCTGAAGCCGACGCCGACCAACGCTTCGTCGAAGACCTCTGCATCGCCCACGACATCCCGCTCCATCTCCATCAAGCCAGCGTCCCCAACCGTGTCGCTCAAACCCACGAGACCATCGAAGAGGCCGCCCGCAACCTCCGCTACGAGATCTTCACCAACCTCTTAGCCTCAGGCCACGCCGACGCAGTCCTCACCGCCCACACCCTCGACGACCAATCCGAAACCGTCCTGATGAAGATCCTCCGCGGAGCCTGGACCGAGGGCCTAAGCGCCATCCATCCCGTAATCACCCTCGCAAAAGGAAAGATCCTCCGCCCCTTCCTCCAAACCCGCCGCGCCGAAATCGAGTCCTTCCTGAGATCCGTCAACCAACCCTGGCGCACCGACTCCACCAACGCCGACACCGCCTACACCCGCAACAAAATCCGCCACGAACTCCTCCCCCAACTCCGCACCTACAACCCAAATCTGGACCAGACCCTCGCCAACATGGCCGAGCTGGCCCGCGAAGAAGAGACCCGCTGGCAAACAGAACTCAACCGTCTCCTCCCCCAGCTCCTCCTCCCCGGCAAACCCGTCCGTGGCGGAGGCCGCGCCGTCAGCACCACTCCCGGCCAATCCCAATCTGCCGTCTCCATAGAGCTTGACCGCCTCCGCACCCTCGACCCCGCCCTCCGCCGCCGAGTCCTCCGCGCCGCTGCCCGCCAGCTGGGAGCACGCCTCACCTTCGACGAGACCGCCCGCCTCCTCGCCCTCTGCGGCTTTCGTTATGACCCCACCGTAGCCGCCCGCACCGGCTCCGCCCTCCACCTGCCCAGCGGCCTCCGCGCCGACCGCTCCCCCCGCGAACTCCGCCTCTACCGCCAGCAGTAG
- the ftsH gene encoding ATP-dependent zinc metalloprotease FtsH, with protein sequence MNSTVKQILIWVFMITCLVFLWQVVVKTTGGTQEKNISLTQLLNDADQGKIQDVVVNGAEVTGHYRDDKNQFHTTIPGNYPDMYKTLRDHGVNITIKDQSPNQWLSLLISIAPFALLLGLWFFLLRQMQSGGNKAMSFGKSRARLLSMQQKKITFKDVAGVDEAKEELKEIIEFLREAQKFQRLGGRIPKGVLLVGPPGTGKTLLARAVAGEANVPFFSISGSDFVEMFVGVGASRVRDLFEQGKKNAPCIIFIDEIDAVGRHRGAGLGGGHDEREQTLNQLLVEMDGFESNDGVILVAATNRPDVLDPALLRPGRFDRRVIVDRPDIRGREEVLKVHSKKVPMAEDVNLNILARGTPGFSGADLANMVNEAALTAARFNRKAVHMYDFEVAKDKVMMGAERKSMLLTDEEKKVTAYHEAGHTLVSALREHSDPLHKVTIIPRGMALGVTVYLPEEDQHTVTKDYLETRMATLMGGRCAEEIFLKQMTTGAGNDIERATDLARKMVCEFGMSKLGPMTFGKKEQEVFLGREIGQSRDFSDDTAKQIDAEVRSFVDTGYKSAYTILESNQDIMHRMAAALLERETLDAAEIKLIIEGKELPAAKSALSGVDPGPGGETQKILKPEGGRKPGFGESQPSPA encoded by the coding sequence TTGAACTCGACCGTCAAACAAATTCTGATCTGGGTCTTCATGATCACCTGCTTAGTCTTCCTCTGGCAGGTTGTCGTCAAAACAACTGGCGGCACCCAAGAGAAGAACATCAGCCTGACCCAGTTGCTCAACGACGCCGACCAGGGCAAGATCCAGGACGTCGTGGTCAACGGCGCTGAAGTCACCGGCCACTACCGTGACGATAAGAATCAGTTCCACACCACCATCCCGGGCAACTACCCCGACATGTACAAGACGCTCCGCGATCACGGCGTCAACATCACCATCAAGGACCAGAGCCCCAACCAGTGGCTCAGCCTGTTGATCTCGATCGCGCCCTTCGCCCTCCTCCTCGGCCTCTGGTTCTTCCTCCTCCGCCAGATGCAGTCCGGCGGCAACAAGGCCATGAGCTTCGGCAAGTCGCGCGCCCGTCTGCTTTCCATGCAGCAGAAGAAGATCACCTTCAAGGATGTGGCCGGTGTCGATGAAGCCAAGGAAGAGCTCAAGGAGATCATCGAGTTCCTTCGCGAAGCGCAGAAGTTCCAGCGCCTCGGTGGCCGCATCCCCAAGGGCGTCTTGCTCGTCGGACCTCCGGGAACCGGCAAGACCCTTTTGGCCCGCGCAGTAGCCGGCGAAGCCAACGTCCCCTTCTTCTCCATCTCCGGTTCGGACTTCGTTGAGATGTTCGTAGGCGTCGGCGCATCCCGCGTCCGCGACCTCTTCGAGCAGGGCAAGAAGAACGCACCCTGCATCATCTTCATCGACGAGATCGACGCAGTAGGCCGTCACCGTGGCGCAGGCCTCGGAGGCGGACACGATGAGCGTGAGCAGACCCTCAACCAACTCCTCGTCGAGATGGACGGCTTCGAGTCCAACGACGGTGTCATCCTCGTCGCCGCGACCAACCGCCCCGACGTTCTCGATCCCGCTCTCCTCCGCCCCGGCCGCTTCGATCGTCGCGTCATCGTCGATCGTCCCGACATCCGTGGCCGCGAGGAAGTCCTCAAGGTCCACTCTAAGAAGGTCCCCATGGCCGAGGATGTGAACCTCAACATCCTCGCTCGTGGAACCCCGGGCTTCTCCGGCGCCGACCTCGCTAACATGGTCAACGAGGCAGCCCTCACCGCCGCCCGCTTCAACCGTAAGGCTGTCCACATGTATGACTTCGAAGTCGCCAAGGACAAGGTCATGATGGGCGCCGAGCGCAAATCAATGCTCCTGACCGACGAAGAGAAGAAGGTCACCGCCTATCACGAGGCAGGTCACACCCTCGTCTCCGCCCTCCGCGAGCACTCTGACCCCCTCCACAAGGTCACCATCATCCCCCGCGGCATGGCCCTCGGCGTCACCGTCTACCTCCCAGAGGAAGACCAGCACACCGTGACCAAGGACTATCTCGAAACCCGCATGGCCACCCTCATGGGCGGACGCTGCGCCGAAGAGATCTTCCTCAAGCAGATGACCACCGGTGCCGGCAACGACATCGAGCGCGCCACCGACCTCGCCCGCAAGATGGTCTGCGAGTTCGGTATGTCGAAGCTGGGTCCCATGACCTTCGGCAAGAAGGAGCAGGAGGTCTTCCTCGGTCGCGAGATCGGCCAGTCCCGCGACTTCTCCGACGACACCGCCAAGCAGATCGACGCGGAAGTCCGTTCCTTCGTAGACACCGGCTACAAGTCTGCTTACACCATCCTCGAGTCCAACCAGGACATCATGCACCGCATGGCAGCCGCCCTGTTGGAGCGCGAGACCCTGGACGCCGCCGAGATCAAGCTGATCATCGAAGGCAAGGAACTCCCCGCCGCCAAATCCGCGCTCTCCGGCGTAGACCCAGGCCCCGGCGGAGAAACCCAGAAGATCCTCAAGCCCGAGGGCGGCCGCAAGCCCGGCTTCGGCGAAAGCCAACCCAGCCCCGCCTAA